One genomic region from Planctomycetia bacterium encodes:
- a CDS encoding multidrug transporter, whose product MRSIVAWTVRNMPAMNTLVIAILLVGGLAFASMRREVFPEFDLEIVLVTVPYPGATPDEVEEGICQKVEEACRSVAGIKKITSVAQEGMGFCVFELQESVKDVQKSLGEIRSEVERIPSMPELAEDPKIEQVTLRTAAIKVGVLAPPNTTWDTAAELELRDVAEQVRDDLLGLREVSAANLLGARDYQIDIEISEETLRKYGLSLQKVAEIVRRENLELPGGTIRSERGEIMIRGKNKRYVGAEIAKLPLVTLPDGLVLTVGDLGTVRDEFADVASLNQINGRPGIVVSIDRSSGEDLLAMVAAVKKYVATAKLPEGYEFAIWADQSIDVRDRLEMLLSNGFQGLIIVFVMLALFLDLKIAFWVAMGIPFSMLGTGALMFGTDQTLNMLSMFAFLMAIGIVVDDAIVVSDNVDRHRRMGKSLTTAAIDGTVEVVPSVISSVLTTVITFLPLCFVSGVMGKFIAVMPFAFISTLLVSLAESTLVLPGHLAHEKNLVFTILGIVLYPLRLLLPVVTWLQRACDSGLKRFVKHVYAPALDLALENRLSVLAGAACILLVAFGIVRSGMTPFLLFPKIDANRLLVKVVFPDGTPADVTEEATSRLEQAAVSAARTLAPEERPVIELIHRAVGQVAAQGEIGPNARMSGSHVGAVAVELVDGRERTVTSEQFISEWRRQAGEFAGTESLVFGTENIGPGGKTIEFKLLANADPEGVRQLEAAVERCKEWMAQYPGVIDIDDDSRPGKWEYQIKVKPKAEAMGVSLTDLAGTIRAAFYGEEVMRLQRGRHEVKLMVRYPQAERRTLATLDEIRVTSPDGVKRPIGELADVAVERGYSEINRLGQKRAITVTADIDVAKTTLTSSQVIADMERRLMPSFAADYPAVRVRWEGQREQSNESLRSLGVGFVVALFAMFVLLTMEFKSYFQPFLILAAIPFGIAGAVFGHAVMGMPLTLFSMFGLVALAGVVVNDSICLIDFINLRVREGHPLRAALREAGCLRFRPVMLTSITTIGGLLPLLLEKSFQAQFLVPMATALAFGLMMTTLLVLILVPVMYSFFGTSAREEHVEEYLDGHAPAGPGVAGSGSVAPDEAEREWLPDHLREDRPQSAGV is encoded by the coding sequence GTGAGATCGATCGTTGCCTGGACGGTCCGGAACATGCCGGCGATGAACACGCTGGTCATCGCCATCCTGCTCGTCGGCGGGCTGGCATTCGCGTCGATGCGCCGCGAGGTGTTTCCCGAGTTCGACCTGGAGATCGTGCTCGTCACGGTGCCCTATCCCGGTGCGACGCCCGACGAGGTCGAGGAGGGGATCTGCCAGAAGGTCGAGGAGGCCTGCCGGAGTGTCGCCGGCATCAAGAAGATCACGAGCGTGGCCCAGGAGGGGATGGGCTTCTGCGTTTTCGAACTGCAGGAGAGCGTCAAGGACGTGCAGAAGTCGCTCGGCGAGATCCGTTCCGAGGTCGAGCGAATCCCGAGCATGCCGGAACTGGCCGAGGATCCGAAGATCGAGCAGGTGACGCTGCGGACGGCGGCGATCAAGGTCGGCGTCCTGGCCCCGCCGAACACCACCTGGGACACAGCTGCGGAGCTCGAACTGCGGGACGTGGCGGAGCAGGTTCGCGACGACCTGCTCGGCCTGCGCGAGGTGTCGGCGGCGAACCTGCTCGGGGCCCGCGACTACCAGATCGACATCGAGATCTCCGAGGAGACGCTGCGGAAATACGGCCTCTCGCTCCAGAAGGTCGCCGAGATCGTCCGGCGCGAGAACCTGGAGTTGCCCGGCGGCACGATCCGCAGCGAGCGCGGGGAGATCATGATCCGCGGCAAGAACAAGCGCTACGTCGGCGCTGAGATCGCCAAGCTCCCGCTGGTGACCCTGCCGGACGGCCTCGTGCTCACCGTCGGCGACCTGGGCACCGTGCGGGACGAGTTCGCCGACGTGGCCTCGCTCAACCAGATCAACGGCCGGCCCGGGATCGTGGTCTCGATCGACCGCAGCTCGGGGGAGGACCTGCTGGCGATGGTCGCGGCCGTGAAGAAGTACGTGGCCACGGCGAAGCTGCCGGAGGGCTACGAATTCGCCATCTGGGCCGACCAGTCGATCGACGTCCGCGACCGGCTGGAGATGCTCCTCAGCAACGGTTTCCAGGGGCTGATCATCGTGTTCGTGATGCTGGCCCTGTTCCTCGACCTGAAGATCGCCTTCTGGGTGGCGATGGGGATCCCGTTCTCGATGCTCGGAACGGGAGCGCTGATGTTCGGCACCGACCAGACGCTCAACATGCTGTCGATGTTCGCTTTCCTGATGGCGATCGGCATCGTGGTGGATGACGCGATCGTCGTCAGCGACAACGTGGACCGGCACCGGCGTATGGGGAAGAGCCTGACGACGGCCGCGATCGACGGCACGGTGGAGGTGGTGCCGAGCGTGATTTCCAGCGTGCTGACGACGGTGATCACGTTCCTGCCGCTGTGCTTCGTGTCGGGCGTGATGGGCAAGTTCATCGCCGTCATGCCCTTCGCCTTCATCTCCACGCTGCTCGTGTCGCTGGCCGAATCGACGCTCGTCCTGCCGGGGCATCTGGCCCACGAGAAAAACCTCGTGTTCACCATCCTCGGGATCGTGCTCTACCCGCTGCGGCTGCTGCTGCCCGTCGTCACCTGGCTGCAGCGGGCCTGCGACAGCGGCCTGAAGCGGTTCGTGAAGCACGTCTACGCCCCGGCCCTCGATCTCGCGCTCGAGAACCGACTGTCGGTGCTGGCCGGCGCGGCGTGCATCCTGCTCGTCGCCTTCGGCATCGTGCGGAGCGGCATGACCCCCTTTCTGCTGTTTCCGAAGATCGACGCCAACCGGCTCCTCGTGAAGGTCGTGTTTCCCGACGGCACGCCGGCGGACGTCACCGAGGAGGCGACGAGCCGGCTGGAGCAGGCGGCGGTCTCGGCGGCGCGGACGCTTGCTCCGGAGGAACGGCCAGTCATCGAACTCATCCACCGCGCCGTGGGGCAGGTGGCCGCGCAGGGGGAGATCGGGCCGAATGCCCGGATGAGCGGCAGCCACGTGGGCGCCGTGGCGGTCGAGCTCGTGGACGGCCGCGAGCGGACCGTCACCAGCGAACAGTTCATCAGCGAGTGGCGCCGGCAGGCGGGCGAGTTCGCCGGCACCGAATCGCTCGTCTTCGGCACCGAGAACATCGGCCCCGGCGGCAAGACGATCGAGTTCAAGCTGCTGGCCAACGCCGACCCGGAGGGGGTGCGGCAGCTGGAGGCGGCGGTGGAGCGGTGCAAGGAGTGGATGGCCCAGTACCCGGGCGTGATCGACATCGACGACGACTCACGACCCGGCAAGTGGGAGTACCAGATCAAGGTCAAGCCCAAGGCGGAGGCGATGGGCGTATCGCTCACCGATCTTGCGGGCACGATCCGGGCGGCGTTCTATGGCGAGGAGGTGATGCGACTGCAGCGCGGGCGGCACGAGGTGAAGCTCATGGTCCGCTACCCGCAGGCGGAGCGGCGGACGCTGGCGACCCTCGACGAGATTCGGGTCACCAGCCCCGACGGCGTCAAGCGGCCGATCGGTGAACTGGCCGACGTGGCGGTCGAACGCGGCTATTCGGAGATCAACCGTCTGGGCCAGAAGCGTGCGATCACGGTGACGGCGGACATCGACGTGGCCAAGACGACGCTCACCAGTTCACAAGTGATCGCGGACATGGAGCGGCGGCTCATGCCGTCGTTCGCCGCCGATTATCCGGCGGTCCGGGTCCGCTGGGAGGGGCAACGGGAACAGTCGAACGAGTCGCTGCGCAGCCTCGGCGTGGGCTTCGTCGTGGCCCTGTTCGCGATGTTCGTGCTCCTGACGATGGAGTTCAAGTCGTACTTCCAGCCGTTCCTGATCCTCGCCGCCATCCCCTTCGGCATCGCCGGCGCCGTCTTCGGTCATGCCGTTATGGGGATGCCGCTGACGCTGTTCAGCATGTTCGGCCTCGTCGCACTGGCGGGCGTGGTCGTCAACGACTCGATCTGCCTCATCGACTTCATCAATCTCCGCGTGCGCGAGGGGCACCCGCTGCGGGCGGCGCTTCGCGAGGCCGGCTGCCTGCGGTTTCGCCCGGTCATGCTCACCAGCATCACGACGATCGGCGGCCTTCTGCCCCTGCTCCTGGAGAAGAGCTTCCAGGCCCAGTTCCTCGTGCCGATGGCGACGGCCCTTGCCTTCGGGCTGATGATGACCACGCTGCTCGTGCTGATTCTCGTGCCCGTGATGTACTCGTTCTTCGGGACGAGCGCCCGCGAGGAGCACGTCGAGGAGTATCTGGACGGGCATGCCCCGGCCGGGCCGGGCGTGGCCGGCTCCGGCAGCGTGGCCCCCGACGAGGCCGAGCGGGAGTGGCTGCCAGATCACCTCCGCGAGGACCGCCCGCAGTCGGCGGGGGTCTAA
- a CDS encoding Crp/Fnr family transcriptional regulator, whose translation MSDSLLQRSVTTAVARNLATTTKTRPMMMSITPRHLLDLLPWVQVEGGTYRVNRTKVELSKAERIEIAAGDAGLSFTAGELRSVPLFANLPDTLLDRMQARFRTEEVPLGSDLLIEGQDRSTFFVIAQGQVEILSKGAHGRDLRAALLTEGEFFGEVDLVSDRPSGITVRTITPCVLLTLSRKDLDAVLDDVPTQRDAFRAAIEEHLALRSAVNRYGERNIDLVSGYAENVEIPETFVDYAANPREYSLSAIQTVVRVHTRVSDLYNGPYDQLEEQIRLTIEGIKERQEWELVNSQKFGLLHAVDPAMRISTRYGAPTPDDLDDLLALVWKKPAFFLAHPKAIAAFERECTRRGVPPVTTVLHGTPLIMWRGVPLVPCDKLEVKSRSGYSQSFGTTSIVLVRVGEADQGVVGLHQTGIPGEIMPSLSARLMGLDSLGVASYLLTNYFSLAVLTDDALGVLENVEVGFYHDYRSDGRTAYAQGAGI comes from the coding sequence ATGAGCGACAGCCTGCTGCAACGCAGCGTCACGACCGCCGTGGCCCGCAATCTGGCCACGACGACGAAGACGCGGCCGATGATGATGTCGATCACGCCGCGGCATCTGCTCGACCTCCTGCCCTGGGTGCAGGTCGAGGGGGGCACGTACCGCGTCAACCGCACGAAGGTCGAGCTCTCGAAGGCGGAGCGGATCGAGATTGCGGCCGGCGACGCGGGCCTGTCGTTCACGGCGGGCGAGCTCCGCAGCGTGCCGCTGTTCGCCAACCTGCCCGACACGCTCCTCGACCGCATGCAGGCCCGGTTCCGCACCGAGGAGGTGCCGCTGGGCAGCGATCTGCTCATCGAGGGCCAGGACCGGAGCACGTTCTTCGTCATCGCCCAGGGGCAGGTGGAGATCCTCTCCAAGGGCGCCCACGGCCGCGACCTGCGGGCGGCGCTGCTCACCGAGGGTGAATTCTTCGGCGAGGTGGACCTGGTGAGCGATCGCCCCTCGGGGATCACGGTCCGCACGATCACGCCCTGCGTGCTCCTCACCCTCTCGCGCAAGGACCTCGACGCCGTGCTCGACGACGTCCCCACGCAGCGGGACGCTTTCCGGGCGGCGATCGAGGAGCACCTCGCCCTCCGCTCGGCGGTCAACCGCTACGGTGAGCGGAACATCGACCTCGTCTCGGGCTATGCCGAGAACGTCGAGATCCCCGAGACATTCGTCGACTACGCGGCCAATCCGCGGGAGTACTCGCTGTCCGCCATCCAGACGGTCGTCCGCGTCCACACCCGCGTCTCCGACCTCTACAACGGGCCCTACGACCAGCTCGAGGAGCAGATCCGGCTCACGATCGAGGGCATCAAGGAGCGGCAGGAGTGGGAGCTGGTCAACAGCCAGAAGTTCGGCCTCCTCCACGCCGTCGATCCGGCGATGCGGATCTCGACCCGCTACGGGGCGCCGACACCGGACGATCTCGACGACCTGCTGGCCCTGGTCTGGAAGAAGCCGGCGTTCTTCCTCGCCCACCCCAAGGCGATCGCGGCCTTCGAGCGCGAGTGCACCAGGCGCGGCGTGCCGCCGGTCACCACTGTGCTCCACGGCACGCCGCTGATCATGTGGCGCGGCGTGCCGCTGGTTCCCTGCGACAAACTGGAGGTCAAGAGTCGCTCGGGATACAGCCAGTCGTTCGGCACCACGTCGATCGTGCTCGTCAGGGTGGGCGAGGCCGATCAGGGCGTCGTCGGTCTCCACCAGACCGGTATCCCGGGAGAAATCATGCCCAGCCTCTCGGCACGCCTGATGGGGCTCGACAGCCTCGGCGTCGCTTCCTACCTGCTCACCAACTACTTCTCGCTCGCCGTCCTCACCGACGACGCCCTCGGCGTCCTGGAAAACGTCGAGGTCGGCTTCTACCACGACTACCGTTCCGACGGGCGGACGGCCTACGCCCAGGGGGCGGGCATCTGA
- a CDS encoding cysteine synthase → MSVFVDNVETIGRTPLVRINRLTHGLNVRLLAKIEGRNPAFSVKCRIGAAMIWDAEKSGRLQPGQHVIEPTSGNTGIALAFVCAAKGYPLTLLMPESMSMERRQLLKGLGAELVLTPATEGMRGAVARAEEMAQDSKYFMPQQFRNPANPAIHFATTGPEIWNDTEGKVDVFVAGVGTGGTITGVSRFFKEAQGQKLHTVAVEPATSPVLSGGAPGPHKIQGIGAGFIPDVLDRTLIDEVLTVTNEEAYAVARRVAREEGILCGISCGAAMHAALRVAARPESAGKTIVVVLPDSGERYLSTGLYES, encoded by the coding sequence ATGTCAGTGTTCGTTGACAACGTCGAAACGATCGGGCGGACGCCCCTCGTCCGCATCAACCGGCTCACGCACGGCCTGAACGTCCGGCTTCTGGCCAAGATCGAGGGCCGGAATCCGGCCTTCAGCGTCAAGTGCCGGATCGGCGCCGCGATGATCTGGGACGCCGAGAAGTCGGGCCGTCTCCAGCCGGGGCAGCACGTCATCGAGCCGACGAGCGGCAACACCGGGATCGCCCTCGCCTTCGTCTGCGCGGCCAAGGGCTATCCGCTCACGCTCCTGATGCCGGAGTCGATGTCGATGGAGCGGCGGCAATTGCTCAAGGGGCTCGGCGCGGAACTCGTGCTCACACCCGCCACGGAGGGGATGCGCGGTGCCGTGGCCCGCGCCGAGGAGATGGCGCAGGATTCGAAGTACTTCATGCCCCAACAGTTCAGGAACCCGGCCAACCCGGCGATCCACTTCGCCACCACCGGCCCCGAGATCTGGAACGACACAGAGGGGAAGGTCGACGTGTTCGTCGCCGGCGTCGGCACCGGCGGCACGATCACCGGAGTGTCGCGGTTCTTCAAGGAAGCCCAGGGACAAAAACTGCACACCGTCGCCGTCGAGCCGGCCACCAGCCCCGTGCTGTCCGGTGGCGCGCCGGGGCCGCACAAGATCCAGGGCATCGGCGCCGGATTCATTCCCGACGTCCTCGACCGGACGCTCATCGACGAGGTGCTGACCGTCACCAACGAGGAGGCGTACGCCGTGGCCCGGCGGGTCGCCAGGGAGGAGGGCATCCTCTGCGGCATCTCCTGCGGCGCGGCGATGCATGCCGCCCTGCGGGTCGCCGCCCGCCCCGAATCGGCCGGCAAGACGATCGTCGTCGTCCTGCCCGACTCCGGCGAGCGTTACCTGTCCACCGGTCTTTACGAATCCTGA
- a CDS encoding sulfate transporter subunit, whose amino-acid sequence MRVPPRVVRFLLATLVALPIAGCGSTTTVPPGEAPGSKPEGAGTAAQAPLELLNVSYDPTRELYRDVNTAFANRYRAEHGREVTVKQSHAASGSQARAVIDGLEADVVTLAVWPDVEAVAKAGLVKADWQRRFDNDAVPYHSVVVFVVRKGNPRGIKDWKDLIKGDVSIITPNPKTSGNGKYSFLAAWGAVVAAGGSEADAKAFVAQLYKRTPVLDTGARAATATFSQKGIGDVHLTFENEAHLEVAESKGALEIVYPQRSIRVDPPVAVVDVNVDKKGTRHAAEAYLGFLYTPEGREIIARHHYRPWGASPPAPAAGESWPAIETFDIAAVGGWPVAMKAFFGEGGVFDAIYQPAGGQ is encoded by the coding sequence ATGCGAGTGCCGCCACGAGTTGTCCGGTTCCTGCTTGCGACGCTCGTTGCGTTGCCGATTGCCGGGTGTGGCTCGACCACGACCGTTCCGCCGGGGGAGGCGCCGGGGAGCAAGCCGGAGGGAGCTGGAACGGCGGCCCAGGCTCCGCTCGAACTCCTCAACGTCTCGTACGACCCGACCCGGGAACTCTACCGCGACGTCAATACGGCCTTCGCGAACCGGTACCGTGCGGAGCATGGCCGGGAGGTCACGGTCAAGCAGTCGCACGCCGCGTCGGGCAGCCAGGCGCGTGCCGTCATCGACGGCCTCGAAGCCGACGTCGTCACGCTGGCGGTCTGGCCCGACGTCGAGGCGGTTGCCAAGGCCGGACTCGTCAAGGCCGACTGGCAGCGGCGGTTCGACAACGACGCGGTTCCCTACCACTCGGTCGTGGTGTTCGTCGTTCGCAAGGGGAACCCCAGAGGGATCAAGGATTGGAAGGACCTGATCAAGGGTGACGTGTCGATCATCACGCCCAATCCCAAGACGTCCGGCAACGGAAAGTACAGCTTTCTCGCCGCCTGGGGAGCCGTGGTGGCCGCCGGCGGCAGCGAGGCAGACGCGAAGGCGTTCGTCGCCCAGCTCTACAAGCGGACGCCCGTGCTCGACACCGGTGCCCGGGCCGCGACGGCCACGTTCTCGCAGAAGGGAATCGGCGACGTGCACCTGACGTTCGAGAACGAGGCCCATCTCGAGGTCGCGGAGTCGAAGGGGGCCCTGGAGATCGTCTATCCGCAGCGGTCGATCCGCGTCGATCCGCCCGTTGCCGTCGTGGACGTCAACGTGGACAAAAAGGGAACGCGGCACGCAGCCGAAGCGTACCTGGGCTTCCTCTACACGCCCGAGGGGCGGGAGATCATCGCCCGACATCATTACCGGCCATGGGGCGCGTCGCCGCCGGCGCCGGCCGCGGGCGAGTCATGGCCGGCCATCGAGACGTTCGACATCGCCGCCGTTGGCGGCTGGCCCGTGGCCATGAAGGCGTTCTTCGGCGAAGGGGGCGTGTTCGACGCGATCTATCAGCCGGCGGGCGGTCAATGA
- a CDS encoding sulfate ABC transporter permease, with protein sequence MVQTGMNSAARSVTAAPPPGRPASFSAQPGRRRGPAVLPGFAPSAAITSLVITALVIVPLAVLILRAASLGPQGFLAAAWTPRARAAYGVSLGASLLAATVSALLGLVVAWVLARVEFPGRRILDALVDVPLALPTAVAGLVYSALYVEKGWLGQWLVPLGVKGAYSYLGIVLVLVFVSLPFAVRVVQPVIESLDRDTEEAARILGASRQQTFFRVVLPGILPAVVTGFALSLARALGEYGSVVFISGNMPFKTEIAPVLIVARLEEFAYAEATTIAVVLLAMSLTLLVVVNALQQRLARNAQ encoded by the coding sequence ATGGTCCAGACGGGCATGAACAGCGCCGCGCGATCCGTGACGGCCGCCCCGCCCCCCGGGCGGCCAGCATCGTTTTCGGCCCAGCCCGGCCGGCGGCGCGGGCCGGCCGTGCTGCCCGGCTTCGCACCGAGCGCCGCGATCACGTCGCTCGTCATCACGGCGCTCGTGATCGTGCCGCTGGCGGTGCTCATCCTGCGGGCCGCGTCGCTCGGGCCGCAGGGGTTTCTCGCCGCGGCCTGGACGCCCCGGGCCCGGGCCGCCTACGGCGTGTCGCTCGGCGCCTCGCTGCTGGCCGCCACCGTCAGCGCCCTGCTCGGCCTCGTCGTCGCCTGGGTGCTCGCCCGCGTCGAGTTTCCCGGCCGCCGGATCCTCGACGCGCTCGTGGACGTGCCGCTGGCCCTGCCCACAGCTGTGGCCGGCCTCGTCTACTCGGCGCTGTACGTCGAGAAGGGCTGGCTCGGCCAGTGGCTCGTGCCGCTGGGCGTCAAGGGAGCCTATTCGTATCTCGGCATCGTGCTGGTGCTCGTGTTCGTCAGCCTGCCGTTCGCGGTCCGTGTCGTGCAGCCGGTGATCGAGAGCCTCGACCGCGACACCGAGGAGGCGGCGCGGATCCTCGGCGCCTCGCGGCAGCAGACGTTCTTTCGCGTCGTGCTTCCGGGGATCCTGCCCGCCGTCGTCACCGGCTTCGCCCTGTCGCTCGCCCGGGCGCTCGGCGAATACGGCTCCGTCGTCTTCATCTCGGGCAACATGCCGTTCAAGACCGAGATCGCCCCGGTGCTGATCGTGGCCCGGCTCGAGGAGTTCGCCTACGCCGAGGCGACGACGATCGCGGTCGTGCTCCTGGCGATGTCGCTGACGCTCCTCGTCGTCGTCAACGCGCTGCAGCAGCGACTCGCCCGCAACGCCCAGTAG
- the cysW gene encoding sulfate ABC transporter permease subunit CysW produces MSSPRTTPTLASPAINAGLVAAAAGIVGLLIVVPLVSVFFEAFAAGPAAWWAALAHDPDTRHAIWLSLTVAPVAVAVNTVFGVAAAWLVARFRFPGRSILISLFDVPFSVSPVVAGLALVLIFGRQGLLGPTLAWLDWKVIFSWPGLVLATTFVTLPLVVRELIPVMEAIGPEEEMAAVSLGASGWQVFWRVTLPNIRWALLHGIVLANARAMGEFGAVYVVSGHIAGATDTMPLRVEKLFQEYRTPASMAVASVLASLALVTLVAKFVIERRLEAESRDRDAVREAGAAGG; encoded by the coding sequence ATGTCTTCGCCCCGAACAACACCGACGCTCGCCTCCCCCGCGATCAACGCCGGCCTCGTGGCCGCCGCCGCCGGCATCGTCGGCCTGCTGATCGTGGTGCCGCTGGTGAGCGTGTTTTTCGAGGCGTTCGCCGCCGGGCCCGCGGCCTGGTGGGCCGCGCTGGCCCACGATCCCGACACGCGGCACGCGATCTGGCTGTCGCTGACGGTGGCCCCCGTGGCCGTGGCGGTCAACACGGTGTTCGGCGTCGCCGCCGCCTGGCTCGTGGCCCGGTTCCGGTTTCCGGGGCGGTCGATTCTGATCTCGCTGTTCGACGTGCCGTTTTCCGTGTCGCCCGTCGTGGCCGGGCTGGCACTGGTGCTGATTTTCGGCCGGCAGGGGCTTCTCGGGCCGACGCTGGCCTGGCTCGACTGGAAGGTGATCTTCTCCTGGCCGGGCCTCGTGCTGGCCACGACGTTCGTCACGCTGCCGCTCGTCGTCCGCGAGCTGATCCCGGTTATGGAGGCGATCGGGCCGGAGGAGGAAATGGCCGCCGTGAGCCTCGGCGCCAGCGGCTGGCAGGTTTTTTGGCGGGTCACCCTCCCCAACATCCGCTGGGCGCTGTTGCACGGGATCGTGCTCGCCAACGCCCGGGCGATGGGGGAGTTTGGCGCCGTGTACGTGGTCAGCGGCCACATCGCCGGAGCCACCGACACGATGCCGCTGCGTGTCGAAAAGCTCTTCCAGGAATACCGCACGCCGGCCTCGATGGCCGTGGCCAGCGTTCTCGCCAGCCTGGCCCTGGTCACACTCGTGGCCAAGTTCGTCATCGAGCGGCGGCTGGAGGCCGAGTCGCGCGACCGCGACGCGGTCCGGGAGGCCGGCGCGGCCGGCGGCTGA
- the cysA gene encoding sulfate/thiosulfate import ATP-binding protein CysA, which yields MSIHVRDITKAFGSFKALDRVSLDVPDGTLLALLGPSGSGKTTLLRIIAGLEYPDEGVIVEDGEDITERHARQREVGFVFQHYALFRHMSVFENVAFGLRVRKTPRAEVTQRVEELLRLVRLEGLGGRKPSQLSGGQRQRVALARALAIRPKILLLDEPFGALDAKVRVELRQWLRRLHDEIGMTSVFVTHDQEEAFELADEVVVMNHGRIEQQGTPDAVFDNPATPFVMDFLGHVNVFHGRVENGRAFWHGIPIDYPDYPHAQAREARVYLRPHELELSPLTDHGQAVAGNGRERTSLPASVVRVSRAGAITRVSCRPHGSEAEVQVDIPTETARGLQSVLEPGTHVAITPRNARVFLPGPEYVI from the coding sequence ATGAGCATCCATGTCCGTGACATCACGAAGGCCTTCGGCAGTTTCAAGGCCCTCGACCGGGTCTCGCTCGACGTGCCGGACGGCACGCTGCTCGCCCTGCTCGGTCCCTCGGGGTCGGGCAAGACGACGCTCCTACGAATCATCGCCGGCCTCGAGTATCCCGACGAGGGCGTAATCGTCGAGGATGGCGAGGACATCACCGAGCGGCACGCCCGGCAGCGGGAGGTGGGCTTCGTGTTCCAGCACTACGCGCTGTTTCGCCACATGAGCGTCTTCGAGAACGTCGCCTTCGGGCTGCGGGTCCGGAAAACGCCGCGGGCGGAAGTGACGCAACGGGTCGAGGAGCTGCTGCGGCTGGTGCGGCTGGAGGGACTCGGGGGGCGGAAGCCGTCGCAACTCTCCGGCGGCCAGAGGCAGCGTGTGGCCCTCGCCCGGGCGCTCGCCATCCGGCCCAAGATCCTGCTTTTGGACGAGCCGTTCGGGGCCCTCGACGCCAAGGTTCGCGTCGAACTGCGGCAGTGGCTGCGCCGGCTGCACGACGAGATCGGGATGACGAGCGTGTTCGTGACCCACGACCAGGAGGAGGCCTTCGAACTGGCCGACGAGGTCGTGGTCATGAACCACGGGCGGATCGAGCAGCAGGGGACGCCAGATGCCGTGTTCGACAACCCGGCGACGCCCTTCGTGATGGACTTCCTCGGCCACGTGAACGTGTTCCACGGCCGGGTCGAAAACGGCCGCGCCTTCTGGCACGGGATCCCGATCGACTATCCCGATTACCCGCATGCCCAGGCCCGCGAAGCCCGCGTCTACCTCCGCCCCCATGAACTGGAACTCTCTCCCTTGACTGATCACGGGCAAGCCGTGGCCGGCAACGGCCGGGAGCGGACCAGCCTTCCGGCAAGCGTGGTCCGAGTTTCACGGGCCGGAGCGATTACACGCGTGTCTTGCAGGCCCCACGGCTCGGAGGCCGAGGTGCAGGTCGATATTCCGACAGAGACGGCACGGGGTTTGCAATCAGTTCTGGAGCCGGGGACGCACGTGGCGATTACACCACGGAACGCTCGCGTGTTTCTCCCCGGTCCCGAGTACGTGATCTGA
- a CDS encoding prepilin-type N-terminal cleavage/methylation domain-containing protein codes for MRHVIRSTPSVPPQSRPRREGFTLIELLVVIAIIAALAGILVPAVQSAREASRRSLCGNNLKQQGIALHGFHDTKQKLPSGGRPPDAATIRCGVFVYMLPWLDQNSLWQSYDTSVTWSDPKNTQVTSVRIPTFECPSSPRHSNQLDHNPDSTTGFGTGIVAVGDYAASLGIDPRLPGAVTGTVVISGSTFNRTDLIIPSVSMTSSSTGGFTNGMLPKNASITFQDVTDGLSNTIAVFESGGRPYVYQRGVQKSAQLSTAHTNAGGWCRPASDILFAGSSADGKTIPGAFINRTNGYDHGSEAYGGSGYPAPYGTEGSSQPYAFHPGGLQVLVGDGAVKFIDENIGIEVLSALITRNQSGKERKATFGGL; via the coding sequence ATGCGACACGTCATCAGATCCACGCCTTCAGTCCCGCCGCAGAGCAGGCCCAGACGGGAAGGGTTCACGCTCATCGAACTGCTCGTGGTGATCGCGATCATCGCGGCGCTCGCCGGCATTCTCGTGCCGGCTGTGCAGTCGGCCCGCGAGGCGAGCCGGCGGTCGCTGTGCGGGAACAACCTCAAGCAGCAGGGCATCGCCCTGCATGGCTTCCACGACACGAAGCAGAAGCTGCCCAGCGGCGGCCGGCCGCCAGATGCGGCCACGATCCGCTGCGGCGTGTTCGTGTACATGCTTCCCTGGCTCGACCAGAATTCGCTCTGGCAGTCCTACGACACGAGCGTGACCTGGAGCGATCCCAAGAACACCCAGGTCACGAGCGTACGGATCCCGACGTTCGAGTGCCCGTCGTCGCCTCGGCACAGCAACCAGCTCGACCACAACCCGGACAGCACGACCGGGTTCGGCACGGGCATTGTTGCCGTCGGCGACTACGCCGCATCGCTGGGAATCGATCCGCGGCTCCCCGGAGCGGTGACCGGCACGGTGGTGATCTCGGGATCGACCTTCAACAGGACCGACCTGATCATCCCCAGCGTGTCGATGACGTCGTCCTCGACCGGCGGTTTCACCAACGGCATGCTGCCCAAGAACGCGTCGATCACGTTCCAGGACGTCACCGACGGCCTCTCGAATACGATCGCGGTCTTCGAGTCGGGCGGTCGGCCCTACGTCTACCAGCGCGGCGTGCAGAAGAGTGCCCAGCTCAGCACCGCGCACACGAATGCCGGTGGCTGGTGCCGACCGGCGAGCGACATCCTGTTCGCTGGCTCCTCGGCCGATGGGAAGACGATTCCGGGGGCGTTCATCAACCGGACGAATGGCTACGACCACGGCTCCGAGGCCTACGGGGGCAGCGGCTATCCGGCGCCGTACGGCACGGAGGGTTCGAGCCAGCCGTACGCGTTTCATCCGGGCGGTCTGCAGGTGCTCGTCGGCGACGGGGCGGTGAAGTTTATCGACGAGAATATCGGCATCGAGGTGCTGTCGGCGCTGATCACCCGGAACCAGTCCGGCAAGGAGCGGAAGGCGACGTTCGGGGGGCTCTGA